In the genome of Candidatus Bathyarchaeota archaeon, the window GATTTAAATTTTAAACTCCCAAGTAAGTTCTATGGTTACTCAGGGTGCTGGTTAAATTGGGGGAGGGTTTAGAAGCTTTGGTTCAGAGGCTGGGCGGGGTGCTCTTAAAGTTCGATAAGCCTGTTAGGACCGTAGGTGAGGCTGTCGAGGCTTCAGGGGCGAACCTAAGGCAAGTGGTGAAGTCCATACTGTTCATGACGGGGAAAGGGCCCGTCCTAGTTATGGTTGATGGCGGATCAAGGGTGGACTTGGATAAGCTCTCCGGGATCCTAGGCCCTGTAAGGCTCGCCACCGCGAGGGAGGTTGAAGAGATAACTGGCTTCAAGGTGGGGGCTGTTCCACCGATAGGGGTTAAGGTGAGGACCATAATGGATCCCAAAGTTCTAGAGAATAAGTACGTTATAGGTGGGGGAGGAGACATCGATAGGCTCCTAAGCATAGATCCGAGGAAGATCCTGGAGTATCAGGGGGCGGAGATATTAGACGTTAAGGAGGAGGGGTGAATTTTAAGGCCACGCCTCGATCCATGCTCATTTCATTCGCATGTCGACCGTGACCCTGAGGCCTCGGGAAATCGAGGCGAAGGAGGATTCGAGCGATGTGGTGTGGAGCATCCATAAAGGATAGGTTACTGATCGATCACGGGATTGGATCCTTCCCTTCCCGGGATGTCAGCCTTTGGTGACGCCTATAGGCTTTAGGCGGGCTACCTTGGTGGCTATTCCCACGTGGTGGCTGACCTCTGCTACCCTATCCACATCCTTATAGGCGTCAGGGGCCTCCTCGCTTATCACGGCCATGCTGGCCGCCCTGATCGATACGCCCTGGGCTTCGAGGGATCTCTTAACCTCGTTTCCCCAGAACCTCTTCTTCGCGGCTGCCCTGCTCAGCACTCTCCCGGCTCCGTGAGCCGTGGAGCCGAAGCTTACCTCCATGCTCTTCTCGGTTCCAACCAGGATCCACGAGCTTGTCCCCATGCTGCCCGGTATGAGGACGGGCTGTCCCACCCGGCGGTACTCGGCGGGTATGCTCGGATGATCCGGGGGGAAGGCCCTCGTGGCGCCTTTGCGATGCACGCATACCTTAACCCTTTTACCGTCGATCGTATGCTCCTCTATCTTCGCTATGTTGTGGGCCACGTCGTAGACCAGGTGCATCCCTAGGGAGTCGGCTGAGGTTTTTAAAACCTTCTCGAAAGCCTCCCTGGTCCAATGGGTTATCATCTGCCTATTAGCCCACGCGAAGTTGCATGCGGCGGCCATGGCCGGCATGTAATCCTCCGCCTCAGGGCTCTTAATGGGGGCGCATGCGAGCTGTCTATCCGGCAGTTTCAGCCCATATTTCTGAACAGCCCTCTCCATAACCCTTATATAATCGTCGCAGACCTGATGCCCGAAGCCCCTGCTCCCAGTGTGGACCAGAACCACTATTTGGCCCTCCCCGCTTAGACCCAGGGTCTCCGCAGCCCTCCTATCGTAGATCTTTTCAACAACGTCTATCTCCAGGAAATGGTTTCCGCTCCCCAGGCTGCCGAGCTGGGGGGCCCCCCTGGCCTTAGCCGTACTGGAGACTTTATCCGGGTTCGCACCCTCCATGCAGCCGTTTTCCTCGCAGCGCTCGGCATCCTCATCCCATCCATAACCCTGATCTATAGCCCATCTCACCCCTTCTACCACAACCCTCTCCAGCTCCGATGATGAAACTCTCACCTTGCCGCGGCTTCCAAGACCCGAAGGAATATACGTGAACAAAGTATCCAGTAGTTTAGGGAGGATGGGAGCCACATCCTTCTCGGAGAGATCAGTCCTTATCAGGCGCGCGCCACAGTTTATGTCGTATCCTACTCCTCCTGGGCTTACAACCCCTTCCTCCAGGTCTGTGGCAGCCACCCCCCCGATGGGGAAGCCGTAGCCTTCATGGCCGTCGGGCAAAGTTATAGCCCATTTATAGATCCCTGGGAGATGCGCGACATTAGCGCACTGCTCAAGGGTCATATCAGACCTCATCTTCTCGAGGAGCTCCTCGTCAGCGTATACCCGACCGGGAACCCTCATCCCAGGCTTATAATCCATCGGGATCTCCCATACATACCTGTCTACCTGCCTCAAAGGAACCCTTCCAGAGCTCAACTAAACCAACCCCATGAAGTATTAGGTCAACCCTGTAATTAACATAATCGGTTTGATCATTGTGGTGAGGCCCACCGCCGCCCCCAGCCCCGAACCTGGGTATACCCCCACATCCCTAGCCTCGCCGAAGCCGCTACGACGCCTATCCCAACCCCATTAACCACCCTCCAACTATTATCCACAGGATCGCATACAAGATATATCTCACAGCGTATTGGAACGACTTACCCCATGGGAACTCTACAACGCCGTGTTGAGGCCTCTCCACACCGGGAGGAGGGGGCGGCTCGGCAGTTAACTTCACGCCGCAATAAGGACAATAAACAGCGTCGGAGGTACCTCCCCACCGCATTTAAGACAGAAAGGCATAAACCCCACCGACTCTACCTCTCCGCAATTTAGTATAAAAGATTAAAGCCTCAAATCCTCAGATAATCCGCGTCGATGAGGCCCCTCGAATGGAAGCCGTCTCCCACGATTCCTTTCTTTTTTTTAAAAAAAAAGAATTGATATATAGGAGATGGGTGGTTCCCGCTTATGCTCTACGCCTCCTTTTAGCAATGGCCAGTACGATGCCTAGCAGTCCCGCTAAGGCGACATATGGAGCTAGTATCATGAGTTTGCCCGCAGGCTTGAAGGCGCCGCCGACGGGGGTGCTGGGTCTAGACGGCGGAGGAGGCGGGGAATTCCCGAAATGGTTATCGAGGCTCTCATAAGGTCCATCGGCGTCCGCCTTCAAGATTATAGGTCCTATCAGCGTCGGCGTGGTCGCATAACTCCCCGGAGGCTCCTCTATCTTGACGTAGAATACGTAGGTTCCTTCTCCATCTACGCCACCTTTCGGGTCTACCTCATCTAGGTTGAAGCAGTAGCTTCCCCTAAGCCCGTTCTCGCCGCTGTAGAGGGGATTACCCTCAGGCGTAGGATAAGTAAAATTGCCAGGGTAGTAATCCTCTGCTTTCGTAATTTTGTCTGGGCCCAGGAGAGTTATCTTGACTCCAGGCTCCACCCATACATTATCTGATATTAGGCCTATGCCATGCTCAATCTCAGCGTCAAATATGCCGTTCCTATTGGAATCGTCAAATTTTATACCGCATATATGGAAGGAATATTTTTCTTTGGGAGGATCCTCCAGAGGTTTCTGGTGGACCATCTTATTACCTTTCGCGAATGCATGTATCGTTGGGCCCCTCGTCCAGGAGAGTTGGCTGAAGTTGTGGCCTGTCCCTATATCCTCATCGTATGGATCATAGCTATTATGTAAGGGAAGCCAATATTTCATAGGATCTGCGCCTGGAAGCTTTGAATAGTAAAGGTTCATCCTGTTCCCGGATGGGATTACGCTGATATCTGTCGGATAGTTTCCCGGCGTGTAATGGGCTTCGGTGGATTTGAAGAAAAACCAAAACATCGAGTCCCCAACTACGCCTTGACATTTCATTTTGACCGTGAGCTTGATGGTTTCCCCAGGCCTTAGGACCCTAAGCCCATCGTTAAATTGGATTTGATCCGTATAGGCGTTCAATGTAGCGTTGGGCGGGCCTATCTCCCAGGTATATATGTAGACTTTCTGGGTGGTGGAGTAGGGCGAGTAAATAGCGTTGGAGTCTAGGGAGCCGGTAACGGTTCCACTGGTCCTTAACGTATTCGTGGGGGAGTATATCTCCCATGTTGCTGTTAGGGGGTCGATCTGGGTGCGGGTAGGGTTAAGGTTCGCCGCTGCGAGGGTGATGTACTGGATCGTGGAGGCCACATCGCTGGAATCCGCCCCCGCCGTGTTCTTGAAGGTTACGATGACCTCTTCCTCTCCGTATAGGACGAGCACGTTATCTGCTACTGTACCGGTGGGGGCTCCGATCGATCCGCTGGGAGCTGCATTAGAGGCATCGCACAACGCGATGAAGAGGATGGGTAGGATTAAAACCGCGATTATTATCTTCCCTTTGGGGCGTGTCATCCCTTTTTCTTCCCTCCTGAGCCGTTTTATCTTTCTTTTTATTTTCAAGGAGAAACTATTTAAGATTTACCATCCGCAGTTAATTTTATCTGATAATATTATACCCTATTCGATTTAGTGTTTTTAGATTGTTCGAGTTATCTCAGGTTCCTCGCTCTCTTTCCAGACTGCTCAGGCGCTGAGATGCGTGGGGATAGGCCTACGAGGATCGGGGTATTCCCGGGTCTCATCCTCGCTATTCGGTAATTTCAGGTTCTTCTATGCCTCCAACGCCCCGTGTCCACGCCTGACTTCGACTCCATGATGGCATGTTGAACCTGAGTTGGCGAGGAGGCTTTCAGTCATAAGACGTTCACTCCCCCTCTTCTTCGCTAAGCCCACTTGTCCTCTCCTACGAGCCTCATTAGATGCCTTGGGTGGTGGATCGGGCTACTCCTAAAGTCCTAGCTATATCGCCTGGCGTCACGAGGCCCTTCGAAAGCTCATTCCGCGACGCGATACAAGCCATGCATATTAACTTCTATTGCGGGGGCTATTGTCCCCTCCAGGGTTTAATTTTAGGCTCCTAAATGGCTGGTCTTCACAGCGGGAGATGGATAATGCGGAGGGAGGATACAGCGGCGAGACTCCTCAGCGGGATCGGCGCCCCTTGAGGACGGGTTCAGGGCGGATGCATTGGGATCACTATGATTAAGGGGCTGAAGGGATTTCAGGGCAGCTTCGGTTGTGGCTTCCGCTTCGCCGGCGCTCCTATTAGGTTCGTGGGTTTTCTGCGATGAATATCTATTCGCCTATTTTAGGGGATCGCCGGAGATGAGATATGCGATCTCATAGGCGGGTCGTTGGGCGTCTAAAGGTTTCGTGGATCTATCCTTATGAGGGAGGGTATCGCATCGTATACGCCGTCCGTTGAGATTATCGTGTGGTCTTCGACCTGGTTCAAGGCTGTGGCGGCGTAGTAGGCGTCGAAGATGGATCTTAAGCCGTATTGCCTCATCAGGGCTAGGGCTAAGAGGTCTATTTCGAAAGTGGTCTCCAGGAATTCCAGGTTCTCGATGGATGTGATCGCTGCGGCCCTGCGTATATACTCGTCTAGGCTGACGCCCTCCTCCCTTGAGATATAGTAGAGCTCATGGAGGTACTCCCTGGAGGCGTATACTCTGCCCAGCTCTCCATCGACGATCCTCCCTACGACCTTTTCGGCGACGGCTTTCAGCCAGTCTTCCCTCTTAATGAAGGCTTCCCCGGCAACGGGATCGTTACGAAGAAGCTTGCGGCCGGTATGACTATCGCCTTCACATCCCTTACGCCGATCTCCTTTGGGATCGTCATCCTACCCCTCGCATCCATCTTCACGACGGCCATAAATCCTATCCCTGACTAATGGAATTATCCTTTAAATATTAATTTCACCCACATTTCATTAAGAATCCCGTTAAAGCCTATAGATGAACATCCACCTCACCATGAGGATCTACACAATAGGTTTCATGCTTAGACATCCACTCGATGTATATAATTACTTGTGCATAGCCAGGCGTACCTGATGGACAGGGAGGGGAGAAGCCTAGGGCGATAGGCGCTGGCATCCGTTATCGAGCAGGACATCCCCAAGGATCCTTGAGGAGAAGGCGGCGAATGAGGAGGTTGAAACCTGCCGTCTGCACTGCCCATACGTGTGGGTAGCCCCCACCGTCATGAGGACCACGGCTCGAACATAAAATTTGGCGAGTCCTCGAGGGGTTGGAGCAAATAGGGTTGAGCCTTGAGAGATCGAGCGGGCATCAGAGGCGGGATTTCCCGATTTTACGGACTTCGATAGGGGAGGATGTGCGAAGGCGTAAAGAGATACAAATGATGTAAAAGGTTACTAGGGTTTCGAGGATTTATCGAATGGTTGTCCTCATTATTTCATTATTTGGAATGTTTAAACGAATGTTTAACCATTAATTCGAGGCTTCATGAAGACTATAACCATCAGAGACGAAGTCCAAGTCCATAGGAAACTACTGTAGATTAAGAGGGAGAAAAGCTTTAGCCAGCTTTTTGAAAGATTTGTGGAGAGCGTGAGCCTCCTTGACATCCTAGGGAGGCTTTGTGAAATTCAAGGATGAGGATAAGGAGAAGATGCTTTTAGAAATCCGTGCCCTGAGGCTGGGTGCAGCCATGGTGACACTTGGTATAGACATTCAAATATTAGATAGGAGAGCTGAGAAGGAGAGTGAAGCCTTAGGGAGGCTTCTTAGAAGCGGCGAGGACATAGGCACAACGGTTACAAGCCTCCATGAAATGCTCTTCATCCGATTTGGGAGGCTTCACCACTAACCCAAGCCCCCGATTAGCCTTTAGCCGTAGGAGCGAAAAGGAGAAGGGAGACGGAGGTCCATGAACCCCACAACGGTTGAACCAACCCGCGATTTCATTGAATCAGCCTCTCTCATCGAAGCGGGGTGGACTTGTATTGGAATGTTGAAGCCTACTAAAAGCTTTTCAACTAAGCTGACCCTTTTGTCTACGTAATGCATTAAATCTTCGAATCGTCCATTGACATCATCGAACCTCTTGTTGACGTCTTCGAAGTGTTTCTCCGTGAACTCCATCAGCATTCTTATATCATCTTTCGTGGCGAATCTATCCCATGGGGCGAGCCTAATCATTAAGCTGGTTAGGACGTTGGGCCTCTCCTCCGGGGCTTCAGCTATCACCTCAGGATGCCGCTTAATAACTGCTAAAATCTCCTCTTCGCTCAAATACTTTAACCTAAGCTGAGAGTCGAAGCAGCTGTTATTTAAGGTTAATCCTGGCGAGAAGGATACTGGCGGGTAGGACCATTAGGAGGGCGTCATCCTATAAACCCCTAAATCCTAAATATTTAACGGCTTTGCTGGGCACGTCCCTATCCTAACGACATCTTAGTATATCTTCAATCCTAATAAAGTAATCCTTTTATTTATGTGAACTATTTATTAACCTATGTGGATCCCGAGGTGGATTGGTGAACCCTACGCACGGCTTTACGGGGAGTTCCAGTTAAGGGTTTTCAGGTTTGAGGATGCATTAAAGGTCCTTTCAGCCAGCAACGCTGGTATGGCTAAAGCCGTTTTCAGCAGACTTCATAAGGAATCTTTACTGGCCGTCTTTAAGAGGAGTAGGCCTAGGCTGTACAGGTTGATGGATCCTGAAACCTTCATCGCCCTGGCTTCGGGTAAAATTAAAAAGGTGGTCATCCCTCAAGAAACGTACTTGAACCTCATCTACGGCTGCTGTAAAGCCTTAATGGGATGCATCGCCTTAACGTCGCTGGCGGTTTACGGTTCTGTGGCCAGGGG includes:
- a CDS encoding RtcB family protein, whose product is MDYKPGMRVPGRVYADEELLEKMRSDMTLEQCANVAHLPGIYKWAITLPDGHEGYGFPIGGVAATDLEEGVVSPGGVGYDINCGARLIRTDLSEKDVAPILPKLLDTLFTYIPSGLGSRGKVRVSSSELERVVVEGVRWAIDQGYGWDEDAERCEENGCMEGANPDKVSSTAKARGAPQLGSLGSGNHFLEIDVVEKIYDRRAAETLGLSGEGQIVVLVHTGSRGFGHQVCDDYIRVMERAVQKYGLKLPDRQLACAPIKSPEAEDYMPAMAAACNFAWANRQMITHWTREAFEKVLKTSADSLGMHLVYDVAHNIAKIEEHTIDGKRVKVCVHRKGATRAFPPDHPSIPAEYRRVGQPVLIPGSMGTSSWILVGTEKSMEVSFGSTAHGAGRVLSRAAAKKRFWGNEVKRSLEAQGVSIRAASMAVISEEAPDAYKDVDRVAEVSHHVGIATKVARLKPIGVTKG
- a CDS encoding PIN domain-containing protein — encoded protein: MKREDWLKAVAEKVVGRIVDGELGRVYASREYLHELYYISREEGVSLDEYIRRAAAITSIENLEFLETTFEIDLLALALMRQYGLRSIFDAYYAATALNQVEDHTIISTDGVYDAIPSLIRIDPRNL